In Paenibacillus sp. J23TS9, a single genomic region encodes these proteins:
- a CDS encoding ABC transporter substrate-binding protein, with protein MKKWNGIILMLLATVLVLSACGKDSGSTGTDNGNKEAAQGSDDADRSIDTIMGKVTVPAHPQRVVVLTNEGTEALLSIGVKPVGAVKSWTGDPWYPHIKDQMQGVESLGEEGQPNVEAIAALKPDLILGTKMRQEKIYDQLSAIAPTVFSETLRGEWKENFKLWANAVNEQAKGEEVLAAYDKHVSDLKAELGDKLNMKVSMVRFMAGKARMYYKDTFSGLILSELGFARPKSQDNAGFFDDVGKERIPEMDGDILFYFTYETGNGKGNEMEKEWTNDKLWKNLDVVKKGNAHKVDDVIWNTAGGVLAANLMLDDLKTYFIK; from the coding sequence ATGAAAAAATGGAACGGTATCATACTTATGCTTCTGGCAACCGTGCTAGTTTTATCAGCCTGCGGTAAAGACAGCGGCAGCACAGGAACGGATAATGGGAATAAAGAGGCGGCGCAAGGTTCCGATGACGCTGACCGTTCAATTGATACAATTATGGGCAAAGTGACTGTACCCGCTCATCCACAACGCGTAGTCGTGTTGACCAACGAAGGCACGGAAGCTCTTTTGTCCATTGGAGTAAAGCCTGTAGGGGCTGTAAAGTCCTGGACGGGAGATCCATGGTACCCGCATATTAAAGACCAGATGCAAGGAGTAGAAAGCCTCGGAGAGGAAGGCCAGCCGAACGTGGAAGCGATCGCAGCCCTGAAGCCGGATCTGATCCTCGGTACAAAAATGCGTCAGGAAAAAATTTACGATCAGCTGTCTGCTATCGCACCAACCGTGTTCTCTGAAACACTGCGCGGCGAATGGAAGGAAAACTTCAAGCTGTGGGCTAATGCTGTGAACGAGCAAGCCAAAGGTGAAGAAGTGCTTGCGGCGTATGACAAGCATGTATCTGATCTGAAAGCCGAGCTCGGCGACAAGCTGAACATGAAGGTTTCCATGGTCCGCTTTATGGCAGGTAAAGCCCGGATGTACTACAAAGACACATTCTCGGGACTCATTCTGAGCGAGCTTGGCTTCGCACGTCCGAAATCCCAGGACAACGCAGGATTCTTTGATGACGTAGGCAAGGAGCGCATTCCGGAAATGGACGGCGATATCCTGTTCTACTTCACGTATGAAACCGGTAATGGCAAGGGCAATGAGATGGAGAAGGAATGGACCAATGACAAGCTGTGGAAAAATCTTGATGTCGTGAAAAAAGGAAATGCGCATAAAGTTGATGATGTGATCTGGA